The sequence CTGCGTGGCCTCAACCCGCGCTCCACCTACCTGTTCACCGTGCGCGACGACTTCGCGGAGCTGCGCTCCTCGGCCAACGGCCGCGTGCGTCAGGTGCTGTGCGTGGAGCGCGGCCCCGACGCGGACTCGGTGCGCTCCACCCACCGCCTGCTGGAGACGGGCAAGCGCTACCAGGTCACCGGAGCCGAGGACCTGCGCTGCACCTTCCCCGACTCGAAGCTGACGGACAACCAGGGCGCCATCGAGGTGGATGTCGTCGACGTGACGGTGATGTCGCGCAAGGAGCGCGCAGAGGCGCTCAAGGGCTCACGTCGCTCCGAGCGATAGCCTCGTCCCAGCGGGCTCGTGCCGCACCGAGCCACCGAGTCATTTCCCAGGGTTCTCGCGCACCGGGCAATCGCCTCGTCTCCGAGGGCAGACGGCCGGGCGGGCGCCTTGCCTGCTCCCTGACGAGCGGGCCATCATCAGGACAGTCTCTCGGGTGTCCGGCCTCACTCTCCCGCGTCAGGGGAGATGGCTAACCTATCCGCATCACCGCGAGGCCTTGGTGCACGCGGAGTTCCTTCGAAGCGGGCAGTGGTTGCCCGGTTCCTGCCGTAAGGGCCAGCGTGGGCCGCGGAGCATGGCGGCCCGGTTCGACAAGGACGGGAAAGGCGCGTGGGCGCGGGGCCGAGGCGGGCACCGGGCCCACGGGTCTTTTGGCCGCCCGCTTCGCGTCTCCCATCAGCCCTCGCGCGAGCGCATCAGCGCCGCCAGCTCCCTGTCACCGTGCAGGGGGCTGCGCTCCAGCCCGGCGATGACGCCCTGGCGGTCCGCCTCGCCCTTGTTCTGGCTGAGCTTGAACTTGCCCTCCAGCCGGGACACGCGGACCTCGAAAGCGACGATGCCCGCCATCAGCCGGCGCACGTAGTCGTCCGCCTGCTCGGGGCTCCACGGTTGTGGGTTGCCTGCTTCATAGAGGGCCGCGGTGTCGCGCAGCACGCGCAGCACCGTTTCGGGCGACTCGACGATGTGGGGCCGGCCATAGGCGTGCACGTTGGCGTAGTTCCACGTGGGCACCTGCGGCGCCGTCGCGTACCACGTGGGGGACACGTAGCCGTGCGGCCCCTGGAAGACGACGAGCACGTCGCGCTCCGCGGCGAAGGCCTTCCACTGCGGATTGGGCCGGGCCATGTGCGCGAGCAGGCGGACCGGGCCTCCCGCGTCACGCTCCACGAGGAAGGGCAGGTGCGTGGCGAAGGGCGCGCCGTCCTCGCCCACCGTCACCAGCGTGGCGAAGGCGTGCTGCTTCATGAGCGCGAGGAGGCGCTCCGTGTCCTGCTCGTGGAAGTGGCGCGGGATGTACATGGCCCATGGTTGCCGCTGGAGCCACCGCACAGTCAACCCACGGTGGAGGGGAGCACAGCGAAGCAGCCTGGCACTCGGACCCGCGGCCTGAGTGCCCGACAAGACGGGGGCGGTGGCAACCGCTCCCTCGGGACTGCCGGCTGCTTCGCCAGCTCTGTCAGGCACTCTCAGTGGACGAAGGACTCCGCCTGGCGGATGGCGTCCACCGGCTCGTCGCGGAAGCCGGAGAGCAGGTCGCGGCGGATTTCGAGGACCTGCTTCACCTGCTCGAGCTCGCGGATGGGCCCCACCTTGAGGCTCGGCTTCTCCGGGAGGCCCAGCGGGTCGATGGGCACGACGCCCAACACGTCCTGGAGCTTGGGCAACAGCTCCGGGTGGAACACGGGCATCCGCACGCACGACGTGCACCACGCAATCGCATACAGGCGCTGGAAGCGGCGCTCGAGGTCCGCGTAGCGCCACCGGGGCGCGACGTTCTGCCAGTCCGGCGACTCGTGGAAGCCGCCCGGGCCTCCGCCCGTGAGGAAGCGGGAGAGCTGCGCCGGGATGCCGGACTCCGGGTCCACGTGCGAGAAGAACGTGTCCGTCTCACCGGAGTGGCAGCCGTTGCACGTGTTGAGTGAGAAGTCGTGGCGCGCGCAGACGTCACGAGGCTGCGCCGGGTCGATGACCCACGACTCCCACGCATACGGCGACATGTGCGAGTGGCCGCCGCGGAAGGGCTGCCCCTGGAACGCATACGGGACGGAGTAGCTGGAGCGGCACCGGTCCGGCAGCGGGCCGAAGGGTGCCGCAATCCCCGTGCGCACAGCGCCCACCACGAAGGCATCCGTCGCGCTGTTGCCGGTGCTCGGGTACTGCGCGTCGTCCGGCGTCTGCGCCACCGTGTGCGGCCGCAGCAGGCCGTCGGACGGAACGTCCGTGCCCCGCTCGGGCTTCTCGTCCGTCAGGGTGAACTCGCGCATCTCCCAGCCGTCGCCGGGCGTCGAGTCCACCAGCGCGTTCTCATTCGTGCGGAGCTGCTTGAGCGCGCTCTCGTTGCCCCGCTCGGGCGCGGCGCCCGAGCGGATGACCTCGTCCGTCAGTCCCTGGAGGTGCTCCAGGTACTCAGTGGTGAAGCCCGGGAAGGTGTTGAGCTGGGTCCACTCGCGAGCCCACTTCGCCACCCGCGCGCAGCCCGTCACCGGCACGCCGTACTCCAGGTTGAGGGTGAAGCGCTTGAGCTTGCACGTGGCCTCCGTGCGCTCGCCCTTCAGCGCGGGCTGCACCAGGCCGAAGACGAAGCGCAGCTCTCCCGCGTCCGTCGGCGCGCCCGTCGTCCCGCCACCGTAGCCGCCCAGCCCGCGCCCCACGCCTCCCAGGTCCAACCGGTTGACGATGGCCAGCAGGCGGAACGGCGCTTCGTCCAAATCCAGCGGCCCGTCGATGCTGACTTCACGGCCGTACTTGCCATCCACCAGCACGGCATTGGCGCCGCTCGCCCGGGCCCAGGGCACGATGACCTCGTCGAACATCGCCACGCGGGCTTCCA comes from Pyxidicoccus parkwaysis and encodes:
- a CDS encoding FMN-binding negative transcriptional regulator, with protein sequence MYIPRHFHEQDTERLLALMKQHAFATLVTVGEDGAPFATHLPFLVERDAGGPVRLLAHMARPNPQWKAFAAERDVLVVFQGPHGYVSPTWYATAPQVPTWNYANVHAYGRPHIVESPETVLRVLRDTAALYEAGNPQPWSPEQADDYVRRLMAGIVAFEVRVSRLEGKFKLSQNKGEADRQGVIAGLERSPLHGDRELAALMRSREG